From the genome of Fundulus heteroclitus isolate FHET01 chromosome 9, MU-UCD_Fhet_4.1, whole genome shotgun sequence, one region includes:
- the LOC118564252 gene encoding exocyst complex component 1-like has product MPPQADHRHSLSSEKDMVRLMMNKIFQSIEPELNSLIALGDKIDSFHSLYMLVKMSHHVWTAENVDPASFLSTTLGNVLVTVKRNFDKCISGQIKQMEEVKISKKSKVGILPFVTRFEEFAELAETIFRNAERRGDLDKAYVKLIRAVFMNGESSGHLKVLLNAP; this is encoded by the exons ATGCCTCCCCAGGCCGACCACCGACACTCCTTGTCATCTGA GAAAGACATGGTGCGGCTGATGATGAATAAAATCTTCCAGAGCATCGAACCCGAGCTCAACAGCCTGATCGCTCTGGGCGACAAGATTGACAGCTTCCACTCTCTgtacatgctggtgaagatgaGCCACCATGTGTGGACAGCTGAGAACGTAGATCCGGCATCTTTCCTTAGCACCACCCTGGGAAATGTGTTGGTCACAGTAAAGAGGAACTTTGACAAATGCATC TCAGGTCAGATCAAACAGATGGAAGAAGTGAAGATTTCTAAGAAAAGCAAAGTTGGGATCCTGCCTTTTGTCACAAGATTTGAGGAGTTTGCTGAACTGGCTGAGACGATCTTCCGTAACGCAGAGCGCAGGGGGGACCTGGATAAAGCCTACGTGAAGCTTATCAGGGCTGTTTTCATGAATGGTGAGTCTTCTGGTCATTTAAAagtgctcctgaatgcaccatag